One Azospirillum sp. B510 genomic window carries:
- a CDS encoding magnesium transporter CorA family protein, with product MITVHARAEDGRVVRQPLELGEELPGGAVWIDLLRPTEAERAHVGALTGCDLPTREEMKEIEASSQLYVEGEGIYMTSSIISRATSPHPEQGELTFVLTPRHLITLRYTEPLPVITFAARCVRQPELLATGESALFGLLDAVIDRVADVLELVGGRIDELSARVFDDSLDGGGFGKAAKKPDELQDVLRGIGRAGDLTHKVRDSLAGLDRLVVFMTSVSGGRLSKEQKTALKTMTRDLRSLTEHAGFLAHEANFLLDATLGLINIEQNAIIKIFSVVSVALMPPTLIASAYGMNFKHMPELDWEFGYPMAIVLMVLSAVVPLWYFRRRGWL from the coding sequence TTGATCACCGTCCACGCCCGCGCCGAAGATGGTCGGGTGGTGCGCCAGCCGCTGGAGCTCGGCGAGGAATTGCCGGGCGGCGCGGTCTGGATCGATCTTCTGCGCCCGACCGAAGCGGAGCGCGCCCATGTCGGCGCGCTGACCGGCTGCGACCTGCCGACGCGCGAGGAGATGAAGGAGATCGAGGCCTCCAGCCAGCTCTATGTCGAGGGGGAGGGGATCTACATGACCTCCTCCATCATTTCGCGCGCCACCTCGCCCCATCCGGAACAGGGCGAGCTGACCTTCGTGCTGACCCCGCGCCATCTGATCACGCTGCGCTACACAGAACCCTTGCCGGTCATCACCTTCGCCGCCCGCTGCGTCCGTCAGCCCGAATTGCTGGCGACCGGCGAGAGCGCGCTGTTCGGGCTGCTGGACGCGGTGATCGACCGCGTGGCCGACGTGCTGGAGCTGGTCGGCGGCCGCATCGACGAGCTGTCGGCCCGCGTCTTCGACGATTCGCTGGATGGCGGCGGCTTCGGCAAGGCGGCCAAGAAGCCGGACGAGTTGCAGGACGTGCTGCGCGGCATCGGCCGCGCCGGCGACCTGACCCACAAGGTGCGCGACAGCCTCGCCGGGCTTGACCGGCTGGTGGTGTTCATGACCTCGGTCAGCGGCGGCCGGCTGAGCAAGGAGCAGAAGACCGCGCTGAAGACGATGACGCGCGACTTGCGCTCGCTGACCGAACATGCCGGCTTCCTGGCCCATGAGGCGAATTTCCTGCTCGACGCCACGCTGGGCCTGATCAACATCGAGCAGAACGCCATCATCAAGATCTTCTCGGTCGTGTCGGTGGCGCTGATGCCGCCGACGCTGATCGCGTCGGCTTACGGCATGAACTTCAAGCACATGCCGGAGCTGGACTGGGAATTCGGCTACCCGATGGCCATCGTGCTGATGGTGCTGTCGGCGGTGGTCCCGCTTTGGTACTTCCGCCGGCGCGGCTGGCTCTGA